From one Rosa rugosa chromosome 4, drRosRugo1.1, whole genome shotgun sequence genomic stretch:
- the LOC133745127 gene encoding pentatricopeptide repeat-containing protein At3g18020, whose translation MFLTTLPSTKTPITPKTLTIPLTFFFTHSTSPSHHEQPQNQLDQIISIDNTPHWTKTIHDLCTRHRNVDQALHLLDHLRLRGYRPNPLNLCSIIHALCDSNRFEEAHHRFAHSIDSDCVPDQRTCNVIIARLLDLETPHSTLGVLRVLGLLKPDFVASLVNYNRLMDQLCSLRRPSEAHRVLFDMLIRGHCPNAVSYTTLINGYCGVGELGNAHKVFDEMCERGVAPNSMTYSVLIRGVLRKRDIGGAMELMGRLWDTMKGEDDTLVKNAAFSNLIDSMCREGYFQEVFGIAEYRPQGESVNEEFAYGQMIDSLCKAGRHHGASRIVYIMRHRGFVPRITSYNCIIHGLSKEGEGGCMRAYQLLEEGIEFGYLPSEYTYKVLVEGLCQESDVDKARQVLQYMLKKERVDKTRMYNIYLRALCLVNNTTELLNVLVSMLQTECQPDVITLNIVVNGFCKMGRVEEALKVLDDMMTGKFCAPNVVTFTTIINGLLNVGKTQEALGMLHDVMPQKGFPPNVVTYNAVLRGLFKLNQGREAMEIFNGMVTEGVAADSTTYTIIIDGLCESDQLEEAKRFWDEVIWPSQIHDNFVYAAIIKGICHSGNFDEACHFLYELVDSGVSPNIFSYNIVIDTAYKLGLKKEAYEVVREMRRNGLAPDSVTWRILDKLHGNSRKQYGDDEASTLQFGSGRMDR comes from the coding sequence ATGTTCCTCACAACTCTCCCATCCACCAAAACCCCAATCACCCCCAAAACCCTAACCATCCCTCtcaccttcttcttcacacACTCCACCTCACCCTCTCACCACGAACAACCCCAAAACCAGCTCGACCAAATAATAAGCATAGACAACACACCACACTGGACCAAAACCATCCACGACCTCTGCACCCGCCACCGCAATGTCGACCAAGCCCTCCACCTCCTCGACCACCTCCGCCTCCGTGGCTACCGCCCCAACCCGCTCAACCTCTGCAGCATCATCCACGCCCTCTGCGACTCCAACCGCTTCGAAGAAGCCCACCACCGCTTCGCCCACTCCATCGACTCAGACTGCGTCCCTGACCAGCGCACCTGCAACGTCATCATCGCTCGGCTACTCGATTTGGAAACCCCGCACAGCACCTTGGGTGTTCTCCGCGTCTTGGGTCTACTGAAGCCTGATTTTGTTGCCTCTTTGGTTAATTACAACCGTCTGATGGATCAGCTCTGCTCGCTCCGGCGGCCCAGTGAGGCTCACAGAGTGTTGTTTGACATGCTTATTAGAGGGCATTGCCCCAACGCGGTTTCTTACACTACATTGATTAACGGGTACTGCGGCGTTGGCGAGTTGGGTAATGCACacaaggtgtttgatgaaatgtgTGAGAGGGGTGTAGCGCCTAATTCGATGACTTATAGTGTGTTGATTCGTGGCGTTCTTCGGAAGCGGGATATTGGGGGTGCTATGGAATTGATGGGAAGATTGTGGGACACAATGAAGGGTGAAGATGACACACTTGTGAAAAATGCGGCTTTCTCGAATTTGATTGATTCTATGTGTAGAGAAGGGTATTTTCAAGAGGTTTTCGGTATTGCAGAATACAGGCCACAGGGGGAGAGTGTGAATGAGGAGTTTGCTTATGGACAGATGATAGATTCGCTTTGTAAAGCCGGAAGGCATCATGGGGCGTCGAGAATTGTGTACATCATGAGGCATAGAGGGTTTGTTCCACGCATAACGTCGTATAATTGTATTATTCATGGACTGAGCAAGGAGGGGGAGGGAGGTTGTATGAGAGCCTATCAGTTGTTGGAGGAAGGGATTGAGTTTGGTTACTTGCCGTCTGAGTACACTTACAAGGTTCTAGTGGAAGGTCTTTGCCAAGAATCCGACGTTGACAAGGCGCGGCAGGTTCTTCAATATATGttaaagaaggaaagagtggaCAAAACCAGGAtgtataatatatatttgaGGGCTCTATGTCTTGTTAATAACACGACTGAGCTTTTGAATGTGCTTGTTTCGATGCTCCAGACCGAGTGTCAGCCTGATGTGATCACCCTAAACATAGTTGTCAACGGGTTCTGCAAGATGGGGAGAGTGGAAGAAGCTTTAAAGGTACTGGATGATATGATGACTGGAAAATTTTGTGCGCCGAATGTAGTGACCTTCACAACTATCATTAATGGTTTGTTAAATGTTGGTAAAACGCAAGAAGCTCTTGGTATGTTGCATGATGTAATGCCTCAGAAAGGTTTTCCCCCTAATGTTGTGACATATAATGCTGTTCTTCGTGGTTTGTTTAAACTTAATCAAGGAAGGGAAGCAATGGAGATTTTCAATGGCATGGTAACTGAGGGTGTGGCTGCTGATAGTACCACTTACACAATTATAATTGATGGGTTATGTGAGTCTGATCAGCTAGAAGAGGCTAAGAGGTTCTGGGATGAGGTTATTTGGCCCTCACAGATCCATGACAATTTTGTATATGCAGCCATCATCAAAGGGATTTGCCATTCAGGAAATTTTGATGAGGCATGTCATTTCCTTTACGAACTTGTAGACTCTGGGGTCTCTCCGAATATATTCAGTTACAACATTGTGATCGACACTGCTTACAAACTAGGTCTGAAGAAAGAGGCATATGAAGTTGTAAGAGAGATGAGAAGAAATGGGCTGGCTCCAGATTCTGTAACTTGGAGGATTCTTGACAAGTTACACGGCAACTCAAGAAAACAATATGGGGATGATGAGGCTTCAACTTTGCAATTCGGAAGTGGCCGCATGGATAGGTGA
- the LOC133743857 gene encoding thaumatin-like protein, whose translation MAPMLRPSLTLLFLLSTLLFAHIIVDVSATTMTFINKCTHPVWPGIQPSAGQPILAKGGFALPPNKASTLHLPPLWSGRFWGRHGCAFDASGRGRCATGDCGGNLFCSGLGGTPPATLAEITLGNEQDFYDVSLVDGYNLAISITPYKGSGKCSYAGCVSDLNMMCPVGLQVRSHDNRQVVACKSACSAFNSPRYCCTGSFGSPQSCKPTAYSRIFKTACPRAYSYAYDDPTSIATCTRGNYLVTFCPHRRR comes from the exons ATGGCTCCAATGCTGAGGCCTAGCCTCACTCTCCTATTCCTGCTCTCCACTCTCCTATTTGCCCACATTATTG TTGATGTCTCCGCCACCACAATGACCTTCATCAACAAATGCACCCACCCGGTCTGGCCCGGCATTCAGCCCAGCGCCGGCCAGCCCATCCTCGCCAAAGGCGGCTTCGCTCTCCCGCCCAACAAGGCCTCCACCCTCCACCTCCCTCCTCTCTGGTCCGGCCGCTTCTGGGGCCGCCACGGCTGCGCCTTCGACGCCTCCGGCCGAGGCCGCTGCGCCACGGGCGACTGCGGCGGCAACCTCTTCTGCTCCGGCCTCGGCGGCACTCCTCCCGCCACCCTCGCCGAAATCACCCTCGGCAACGAGCAAGACTTCTACGATGTCAGCCTGGTCGATGGATATAACCTCGCCATCTCCATCACTCCCTACAAAGGCTCCGGCAAGTGCAGCTACGCCGGCTGCGTCAGCGACCTGAACATGATGTGTCCGGTGGGGTTACAAGTCCGGTCACACGACAACCGGCAAGTGGTGGCCTGTAAAAGCGCTTGCTCGGCGTTCAACTCGCCTCGGTATTGCTGCACCGGAAGCTTCGGGAGCCCTCAGTCGTGTAAGCCGACGGCGTATTCCCGGATCTTCAAGACGGCTTGCCCGAGAGCTTATTCTTATGCTTATGATGATCCCACCAGCATTGCTACATGCACCCGCGGAAACTATTTGGTCACCTTCTGCCCTCACCGCCGTCGTTGA
- the LOC133742231 gene encoding WUSCHEL-related homeobox 1, producing MWMMGYNDGGDFNMIPDSAFNGRKLRPLVPRPLSSPHNNNNNNNNTSTSPHAPPCFSRIHAASDFLAQYHQLGEQRGMREFNTVPQVVVSSRWNPTPEQLRALEELYRRGTRTPSAEQIQQITAQLRRYGKIEGKNVFYWFQNHKARERQKRRRQMESHDDLQLMCSDHQKKESLGGASRTVYEVEETKNWAPSANCMTTSLQDQLHHQQETVKAGAESRTEGWVQFGEEELQQLQQEQRRNSMTVEKNARWQMMQLSCPPPPPLHDLTHLINAPTCTRTTVRTMEMDQKQLINNRNNKTSPPHDLSIFIAPYRSGSALNGRHLQQNQHRNEEEDISRGDQSQTLQLFPLRSSTCGEKDHLTTEKSLLNPSFGTGPNYQFFEFLPLKN from the exons ATGTGGATGATGGGTTACAACGATGGTGGTGACTTCAACATGATTCCGGATTCAGCCTTCAACGGTCGGAAGCTTCGGCCTCTCGTTCCTAGGCCTCTGTCATCTCCtcataacaacaacaacaacaacaacaacacttCAACAAGTCCACATGCTCCACCTTGTTTCAGTCGAATTCATGCTGCGTCTGATTTCTTAGCACAATATCATCAGCTGG GTGAACAAAGAGGGATGAGAGAGTTCAATACGGTGCCGCAGGTTGTGGTGAGCTCGAGATGGAACCCCACGCCGGAACAGTTGAGGGCACTAGAGGAGTTATATCGACGAGGGACTCGAACCCCATCGGCTGAGCAGATTCAGCAAATCACTGCTCAGCTTAGAAGGTATGGAAAGATAGAGGGCAAGAACGTGTTCTATTGGTTCCAAAACCACAAGGCAAGAGAGAGACAGAAACGCCGTCGCCAGATGGAATCTCACGACGACCTTCAACTCATGTGTTCAGATCACCAAAAGAAGGAATCATTAG GCGGGGCAAGTAGGACAGTGTATGAAGTTGAAGAGACCAAGAATTGGGCACCCTCTGCAAACTGCATGACTACTAGTCTCCAAGATCAGCTTCATCATCAACAG GAAACAGTAAAAGCAGGAGCAGAGAGCAGGACGGAAGGATGGGTCCAATTCGGTGAGGAAGAATTGCAGCAACTTCAACAAGAGCAAAGAAGGAATTCCATGACTGTAGAAAAGAATGCCAGGTGGCAGATGATGCAGTTGtcttgtcctcctcctcctcctcttcatgACCTCACCCACCTCATAAACGCCCCCACTTGTACCAGAACGACAGTAAGAACAATGGAGATGGACCAAAAGCAGCTCATTAATAACCGTAATAATAAGACTAGTCCTCCTCATGATCTCAGCATCTTTATAGCTCCCTACAGGTCTGGCTCTGCCCTTAACGGTCGCCATCTCCAACAAAACCAACACCGtaacgaagaagaagatattTCACGTGGAGATCAGTCTCAAACCCTCCAGCTATTTCCGCTCCGGAGTAGTACTTGCGGCGAAAAAGATCATCTTACAACTGAGAAATCCTTGCTAAACCCTAGTTTCGGCACTGGCCCTAATTACCAGTTTTTTGAGTTCCTCCCATTGAAGAACTGA